The following are encoded together in the Nocardioides okcheonensis genome:
- a CDS encoding P-loop NTPase family protein translates to MALVVVFSAGGSPGASTTALGLAFAWHRPVLLVDADPSGASAVFAGYLRGTQAPGGGLIRLALAQRDGELAAVLPHETLVLDPPPHHHPLGTSATAATGAAVGSVWFLAGIRDHRQAPSVVALWEPLVEQLRAMNDQGQDVIVDAGRLGLAGSPRELILGADLALLVTRTSLPALAAVRSYADTLREDFAALGGGHRTGILAVDERRRWPIQVDGIPPVRPYMPRQIEKALKLPVVSTLPWAPDAAAVYSHGARPPRKFAGSTLLASYRAAAGAITSHIAARPDLPKPTSAVTAAAPLTAGRS, encoded by the coding sequence ATGGCGCTGGTCGTGGTGTTTTCCGCCGGAGGGTCGCCCGGCGCGAGCACGACGGCGCTGGGGCTGGCGTTCGCCTGGCACCGGCCTGTGCTCCTGGTCGATGCAGACCCGAGCGGTGCATCAGCGGTGTTCGCCGGTTATCTGCGCGGCACCCAGGCCCCCGGCGGCGGGCTGATCCGTCTGGCACTCGCGCAGCGCGATGGTGAGCTGGCCGCGGTTCTCCCGCACGAGACGCTGGTCCTCGACCCTCCACCACACCACCATCCACTCGGCACGTCGGCGACGGCGGCGACTGGTGCGGCTGTGGGGTCGGTCTGGTTCCTTGCCGGCATCCGTGACCACAGGCAGGCGCCCAGCGTGGTGGCGCTGTGGGAACCGCTGGTCGAGCAGCTGCGAGCGATGAACGACCAGGGACAGGACGTGATCGTCGACGCTGGCCGGCTCGGTCTCGCCGGATCACCGCGCGAGCTGATTCTCGGCGCCGACCTCGCACTTCTGGTGACCCGGACGTCGCTGCCTGCGCTAGCGGCCGTCCGGTCGTACGCCGACACACTGCGCGAGGACTTCGCGGCCCTCGGAGGAGGTCACCGCACGGGGATTCTGGCCGTGGATGAACGTCGGCGCTGGCCGATCCAGGTCGACGGGATCCCGCCCGTGCGGCCCTACATGCCCCGGCAGATCGAGAAAGCGCTGAAGTTGCCCGTCGTGAGCACGCTGCCGTGGGCACCCGACGCAGCTGCGGTCTACTCCCACGGGGCACGACCCCCGCGCAAGTTCGCCGGGTCCACACTCCTCGCGAGCTATCGGGCCGCGGCAGGCGCCATCACGAGCCACATCGCCGCACGTCCCGATCTGCCCAAGCCCACGTCCGCGGTCACTGCGGCAGCGCCCCTCACGGCAGGCCGGTCATGA